A genomic region of Saccopteryx bilineata isolate mSacBil1 chromosome 1, mSacBil1_pri_phased_curated, whole genome shotgun sequence contains the following coding sequences:
- the ASCL2 gene encoding achaete-scute homolog 2: MDSGALPGSAPSAPGVSGGCASRRRPASPELLRCSRRRRQCAEQTGVGAAAVARRNERERNRVKLVNLGFQALRQHVPHGGASKKLSKVETLRSAVEYIGALQRLLAEHDTVRAALAGGLLAPAARPPVSREPPGTPADTASPSCASSSPGRGGSSEPGSPRSAYSSEDSGCEAALSPAERELLDFSSWLGGY; encoded by the coding sequence ATGGACAGCGGCGCGCTGCCGGGGTCCGCGCCTTCCGCACCTGGCGTCTCGGGCGGCTGCGCCTCTCGGCGGCGACCCGCGTCCCCAGAGCTATTGCGCTGTAgccggcggcggcggcagtgCGCCGAGCAGACCGGAGTTGGTGCAGCGGCCGTGGCGCGGCGCAACGAGCGCGAGCGCAACCGTGTGAAGTTGGTGAACTTGGGGTTCCAGGCGCTGCGGCAGCACGTGCCGCACGGCGGCGCCAGCAAGAAGCTGAGCAAGGTAGAGACGCTGCGCTCGGCGGTGGAGTATATCGGAGCGCTGCAGCGCCTGCTGGCCGAGCACGACACAGTGCGCGCCGCGCTGGCTGGGGGGCTGCTGGCCCCAGCCGCACGGCCCCCAGTGTCCCGCGAGCCTCCCGGGACCCCCGCGGACACTGCCTCGCCTTCCTGTGCTTCTTCGTCCCCGGGCCGCGGTGGTAGCTCGGAGCCTGGTTCCCCGCGTTCCGCCTACTCGTCCGAGGACAGCGGCTGCGAGGCCGCGCTGAGCCCCGCGGAGCGCGAGCTACTCGACTTCTCTAGCTGGTTAGGGGGCTACTGA